The genomic window GCCTGCAAGCAGGAGATAATCGTCAAGATGGATTCTGACGATATATCCGAGTCTGACAGGTGCGAGACGCAGATGCGTGTTTTTGCGCTTGACCCCGAGCTTGATATGCTCGGCGGCTGGGTCGAGGAGTTCGACAGCGAGACAGGCAAAGCCATAGCGCTCAAGAAGTGTCCTCTCCACCACAGGGAGATAATGCAGTACGCCAAGCGCCGCAACCCCTTCAACCGTCAGACGGTCGCCTTCCGCAAATCGAAGGCCTTTGCAGCCGGGGGTTACTCCGACCTTGCGCAGTGCTCCGACTACGAGTTTGCAGTCAGGATGCTCCAGAGCGGTGCCAAGGGGCAGAATCTGCCGAAGATGCTGGTAAGATACCGTGTCTCCAAGAGCTACAGGCGCAAAAAGCACTGGAACAACACCAAGTCGTTCATCATAGTACGTCACAGGATATACAAGTCAGGTTTTTCGTCGCTTATGGATTTTCTGATACCCGTCACAGCGCAGCTTATGATGTTTATACTGCCGACGAGGTTCACAGATTTCCTATACAAAAAATTCCTGCGAAGATAACAAGGCAAGAGGGTCGCTTCACGGCGGTGCTCCTGCCTTTTTTTCTTGCTTCGTGTAGGAGGGGGGGAACCTCACCCCCCGTCCCCCTCTCCTTATAAAGGAGAGGGGGGGGAGCGGCCTCGCCCTTCGGCATCGGCCGCCGGCGCTTCGCTCGGCTTCGCCTCGCTTCGCTTGCCGCCGCCTCCGGCGGCGGCTGGCCGCAAAAGCGGCCGCACTGTGCCTTCGGCACAGGCTCCCTGTTTGCGGCGGTGGGCGGCGAATATATTCCTTCGTTATGGTGTTTCGTAAGCATAGTGCGTGCCGTTTCTTTACTGTGTTCGCCGCCTAAGTCGGCTCCGCCGATATGGAGCTCTGCTCCAAACCACGCAAGGGCTCTGCCCTTGACCCGCAAACTTTTTTGAGGAAAAAGTTTGACAAAAACCTTTTTGTCTTTTATTCTTTATTACGCTCTTTCTTTTCTATTTTCTACTATTATTTAATCTTTTTATCTATTACCTAAAATTTTTTTATCTACAAACGTTTACACTGATTGACTATTTTTTCGATTTGTGGTAGAATGTTTTTCAAGCACAAACCACAATGAAAGGAAGCACATTCTATGAAAAGAAACGCAAAAAGAACCATCTGCGCTCTTACCGCTTCGGTCATGCTGATCGCCTGCGGCTGCGGCAATGACAGCTCATCATCAGACAGCAGTCAGGCCGATAGCAGCTCGTCAGCCGACAGCGTACAGACTGATGACAGCTCAGCTATAGTTACCACAAGAGAGCGTGAGACTATCCCCCTCGACCCCGTGACCGAGACAAGGGGCGACTTTGACCTCTCCGATGTACAGAATAAGTCCGACGTTCCCGAGGATTTCGAGCTGTTTTTAGAAGCAGAGGAGGGCAAGCTGTCCGAAAATACCCAGAACCTCTCCTTTGACAGATACGGCAGCTTCTCCGGCAAGGGCTATGCCGCTATCGGCAATAAGGACGAGGGCTTTGAGATAGATGCCGAGTTCCCGGCAGACGGCAGCTATGATTTTATAATAAACACCGCCGTTTCAAACGGCACGAGCGATAACTTCATAACCATTGACGGCGAGAATGTCACGACATTCACAGTCGAGGGCAACACCTTCCACGAGGTCGCCGCCGAGAAGATAAAGCTCACCAAGGGCAAGCACAAGATAGGCGTCACTGCAAAGACAGGCAGCTTTTTTGTCGACAGCATAAAGATAAAGCCGGCAGCTTTGGTCGATCTTACGCAGTTTGAGATAGACAAGACCCTTTGCAACCCCAACGCCACCGACGAGACAAAGCGCCTCTACAGCTTTATGTGCGATGTCTACGGCAAGTATATCATCTCCGGCCAGTACGCCGCCGATAACAGAGGCGTTGACAGCGCAGAATTTTCCGAATACGACTATAAGCTCGGCAAATACCCTGCAATAATGGGTCTTGACCTGATAGAAGCAAGCCCGAGCAGAGTTGCGCACGGCTCCAGCCCCGGGCTGATAGTCGAGACAGCTGAGGACTGGTATCTTAACCGCAACGGCATCGTCACTATCTGCTGGCACTGGAACGCCCCCGAGCCGTACCTTGAATACAACGGCGCTGCATGGTGGGAAGGCTTTTATAAGGACAAGACGAATTTCAACCTTGCCAAGGCACTCAGCGGCGAGGATAAAGAGGGCTACGACCTTCTTATAAGGGATATCGACTCGATAGCCATGTATCTTCAGGAGCTTGATGACCACCACGTTCCCGTGCTGTGGCGTCCTCTGCACGAGGGCGGCGGCGACCCGAAGTGGAACAACCCCTGGTTCTGGTGGGGCTCGTCCGGTGCCGATGCGTATAAGGAGCTCTGGAAGCTCATGTACGACAGGCTCACAAATGTCCACCACTGCAACAACCTCATCTGGGTGTGGAACGGCCAGAATCTTGACTACTACCCCGGCGATGAGTATGTAGATATCATGGGCTACGACAGCTACCCCGAAGTACACGGCGACCATTCACCGCAGAAAAACCTCTGGGATTACACCAAGTCCACCACCCCCACAAAGAAGATAATAGCCATGACCGAGAACGGCAGTATCCCCGACCCCGATCCCTGTATGTCCGAGGGTATCCGCTGGTCGTTCTTCTGCACATGGAACGGCGAGTTCGCACTTAAGGACTACCAGCTCGGCTGCGAGCATAATTCTCTTGAATTCTTCGAGAAGATAATGAACCACGACAGAGTTCTCACCCTCGACGAGCTCCCCGACCTTAAGTCCTGGCCGATAGAATAAACAGCGCAGGCGCTTTTTAAGCGCCTGCTAAAAGAATAAAGAAGAAAGAATAAATAAGAAATAAAAAAAGGTATCGGCTCTTACGATGATTTTAAATCATCGACCGAAGGTCGATACCTTTATTATTCATTATTCTTTTTTCTTTATTCTTTATTCTTTTAGCCGTGGCGGTCACCGCCACGGCGCCTGGGCTTACTTGATAGTGACCTTCTTAGTCTTCGAGTATCCGCTGTAATACTTAGTGCCGCCCACTGTCTTGTAAGTCCTTACCTTGACGTAATAAACCTTGCCCTTTTTGAGCTTGCTTATCGTCTTTGAAGTGCCCTTTGCATTTGCAGTCTTTGTGGTCTTCTTTGTAAACTTCTTGGAAGTCGAGTATTTTATCTGATAGCCTGTTACACCGCTTACCTTGCTGTATGTAACTTTGAGCTGCTTTGTCTTGGGGCTCTTGGCTGACTTAAGAGTTGTCTTGTTGGGGCATATCTTGAAAGTCTTGCTTACCGTGCCTGTGTAGTTGCCCTTGCCCTTAAGAGTTATGGTAGCTTTTCCTATAGCTGTGTTGTTCTTGTAGGATACAGTGTAGTCAGTGCCGTTTACAAGAGTAACGTTACCGAGCTTTACTGTGAAGTTCTGCTTTACAGCCTTGCCTGTGTAGTATTTGTTCTTAAGGCCTGTTATTGTTGTGTTATTGATGTTTGCAGCAGTTATGGTAAAGTTCTTTGTGAGAGTGCCGCTGTAATTGCCTGTGCCTGTGATAGTTATTGTTGCCTTGCCGCATTCTCTGTTGTTGGAATAGCTTGTTGTGTAATGCTTGCCCTCTGTGAGCACCTTGCCGTAAACATTCTTGACAGTTACAGTCGGCTTTATCTCATGGCCTGTGTATGTGCAGGTCACGCAGGGTATTATTGCCTTGCCTGATGTCAGCCTTGCATCTATGTATGAGAATTTATACTGCTTTGCGAAGTTCTCTGCAACCGTGTTGTAGCCGTAAACAGTAAAGTCCTTGGCATACTTTGTGTGCTCCTTGGCTTTTGTAGCATGGAGGAAGCCGAAAGCGTATTTGCCGATGCTTGTAACAGCGCTCGGTATAGCTACACTTGTAAGACCTGTGCAGTTTTCAAATGCGCCGTCGCCGATTTTCGTCAGACCGTTCGGTAAAGATATAGCTGTGAGCGATGTGCATCTGTTGAACGAATCATCAGCTAATGTCTTTAAGCTGTTGGGCAGTATAGCACGCTTTAAGCCCGTGCATGATGTGAATGCACACCAGCCGATAGATTTTACTTTGTCAGGTATCCTTATGCTTTCAAGGCTTGTACACCATGCAAATGTGTCGTCCTTTATCTCAGTGATGCCGTTTGGCAGTGTAACGCTCTTGAGCGATGAGCAGTTTTCAAACTGATAGCTGCCGAGTGACGTTACAGAATCCGGTATCTCTAAGCTCTTAAGCGATGTGCAGCCGTAGAATACATAGTTGTCAATAGTTTTCAAGCCGCTGCAGAGCTTTACGCTCGTAAGGTTTGTGCACTTGTAGAATGCATAAGAGCCTATCGTAGTCGTGCCGCCCTTGAAGGTAACACTGTTAAGAGAAGCCGACTCTCTGAATGCGTCCTTGCCGACAGTCTTTACAGTCTTGGGTATGAACACCTGCTTTAGCTTGCACATATAAAATGCCTGATCGCCGATCTTGGAAACGGTTTTACCGCCGATCGTTTCCGGTATCGTCAGGATCGTGAATGAACCCTTGTAACCGGTGATCTCTGCAGTGCCGTCTGAGAGCACCTTGTATTCAAAGTCGCCCGAAACGGCAGCGCTTACTGTGATGTCATTCCTTATACCCGATAAAAAGTCATTCGGAAGTGCCTCTGCTGCGCCAAGAAGCATGGTCGCTGAAAGCAGACCTGCTACGATCTTCTTTTTCATTGTAAAGACCTCCTATAATAATTTAGGGAATACCGCACAAATATAAGCCCTGTGCGCTTTTTGCCTTTGGTAACATAATTATAACACATTCAGATTAATACGTCAAATAGATTTACCAATTTCGGCATTCTGTCTAAATTTGATATAGTCAAATGCTGCTATTTTCCTGCCTCTGCATAAAAAAACAGACCCGGAAGTTTTGCTTTTC from Ruminococcus sp. NK3A76 includes these protein-coding regions:
- a CDS encoding glycosyltransferase, which encodes MASSFDKLPSYSVLMCVYDKEIPVNFNDSLESMLMQTYPPDDFVLVCDGKLTNELNIIAKSFASEYKSIFRIIRTEENMTLGAALNIGIAACKQEIIVKMDSDDISESDRCETQMRVFALDPELDMLGGWVEEFDSETGKAIALKKCPLHHREIMQYAKRRNPFNRQTVAFRKSKAFAAGGYSDLAQCSDYEFAVRMLQSGAKGQNLPKMLVRYRVSKSYRRKKHWNNTKSFIIVRHRIYKSGFSSLMDFLIPVTAQLMMFILPTRFTDFLYKKFLRR
- a CDS encoding glycosyl hydrolase, translating into MKRNAKRTICALTASVMLIACGCGNDSSSSDSSQADSSSSADSVQTDDSSAIVTTRERETIPLDPVTETRGDFDLSDVQNKSDVPEDFELFLEAEEGKLSENTQNLSFDRYGSFSGKGYAAIGNKDEGFEIDAEFPADGSYDFIINTAVSNGTSDNFITIDGENVTTFTVEGNTFHEVAAEKIKLTKGKHKIGVTAKTGSFFVDSIKIKPAALVDLTQFEIDKTLCNPNATDETKRLYSFMCDVYGKYIISGQYAADNRGVDSAEFSEYDYKLGKYPAIMGLDLIEASPSRVAHGSSPGLIVETAEDWYLNRNGIVTICWHWNAPEPYLEYNGAAWWEGFYKDKTNFNLAKALSGEDKEGYDLLIRDIDSIAMYLQELDDHHVPVLWRPLHEGGGDPKWNNPWFWWGSSGADAYKELWKLMYDRLTNVHHCNNLIWVWNGQNLDYYPGDEYVDIMGYDSYPEVHGDHSPQKNLWDYTKSTTPTKKIIAMTENGSIPDPDPCMSEGIRWSFFCTWNGEFALKDYQLGCEHNSLEFFEKIMNHDRVLTLDELPDLKSWPIE
- a CDS encoding leucine-rich repeat domain-containing protein encodes the protein MKKKIVAGLLSATMLLGAAEALPNDFLSGIRNDITVSAAVSGDFEYKVLSDGTAEITGYKGSFTILTIPETIGGKTVSKIGDQAFYMCKLKQVFIPKTVKTVGKDAFRESASLNSVTFKGGTTTIGSYAFYKCTNLTSVKLCSGLKTIDNYVFYGCTSLKSLEIPDSVTSLGSYQFENCSSLKSVTLPNGITEIKDDTFAWCTSLESIRIPDKVKSIGWCAFTSCTGLKRAILPNSLKTLADDSFNRCTSLTAISLPNGLTKIGDGAFENCTGLTSVAIPSAVTSIGKYAFGFLHATKAKEHTKYAKDFTVYGYNTVAENFAKQYKFSYIDARLTSGKAIIPCVTCTYTGHEIKPTVTVKNVYGKVLTEGKHYTTSYSNNRECGKATITITGTGNYSGTLTKNFTITAANINNTTITGLKNKYYTGKAVKQNFTVKLGNVTLVNGTDYTVSYKNNTAIGKATITLKGKGNYTGTVSKTFKICPNKTTLKSAKSPKTKQLKVTYSKVSGVTGYQIKYSTSKKFTKKTTKTANAKGTSKTISKLKKGKVYYVKVRTYKTVGGTKYYSGYSKTKKVTIK